The Leptospira andrefontaineae genomic sequence CTGGATCTGACCCGATCTGGATTCGAAATCAGGCCAGAGTTTAGAAAGTTTTTTGAATTGTTCTTCTACTCTACTCAAAGGTACTCACGCTTCCCTGGTTCGGAAAAGTTTGATCACACAATATAAGGATAGAAGGGTTACTAAACCTAAAGAAACCCACATGATAAGTGTTCCATCCAAAGTTAATTCTGGAGAAACCGAACCGAAAGCCTGTTTGATAGAGGGGGTTTCTTTGTATGGGAAGATATTCATAAAGAATGCCAGGATCAGTATAAAACTTCCTAAAAAGATTGGTAGCACTTTGTTCGTGGATTTATCCTTAGATTCTTCTTTGCCCTTCAAGCTGAAATGAACGAGTAGATATATTAATCCAAATACTGCGAGGATTGCCAGAAATACGTAACGAGAGATGAGGGCTTGGAATTTCGCTTCTTCTGCGCCCGTTCCAGCAGGAGCGTTTGCGATCATCCAGTCCACATCCATCTTATTGATATAAGATCCTAAGTTTTGATATAGGAACATTCCGAATACGATGAGTAAGAAGGCAGGTGTGATATATTGGATCACCCACCAGAAAAACTTAGGAAGGTGGGCATGAGCGCCCTTATGACCTTCTTCCAAACCTTTTTTAGCTCCTATTACCCAACCGAAAATTACTATCTGTAAGGTTGCTAATATATAGATAAGAACCGTTCCTACCCAGAAATCCGCTTGGTCTAGCGCATTGAAGTTTTTATTAAAATACAAGATCGGGAAAGAAAGCCCGAATGTAAAAAGGAAAAGTATAAAACTGGAAGTCCTTCTTCTGATATGAAAAGCTTCTTCCAAAAATACGATCACAGGTTGTAACATTGTTACGGAAGAGGTGAGTGCTGCTAAGAATAATACAAAATACCAGATGGCTCCAAAAAAGGAACCTCCAGGCATTAATGCAAACACGGAAGGCAGCGCGATAAATCCCATCCCGAATGTTCCGAAAGAAGTAGCGGATACTCCTAAGAACAAAAATGCAACTGGGATTGTGATCATTCCACCAAACGCAACTTCTACAAATTCATTTAGAGAAGCTGCAGAAACGGAAGATAAGATCACATCATTCTCTTTTTTAAGATAACTGGAAAATACCAAAGCGATCCCAAAACCGGCCGATAAAGTAAAAAAGATCTGGCCAGCTGCAGATATCCAAACCTTAGCCTCTCCCAATGCGGACCAATTCGGGTTCCACATCTGCGCAAGCCCCAACTCTATATTATCTAAAGTTAATACTCTTACAAGGACTATGACTGAACATATGAGCATGGAAGGAACCGCGATCTTAGCGAATACTTCCAGACCTTTTGCAATCCCTCTATACACTAAAATAAAATTCATTAAAAA encodes the following:
- a CDS encoding sodium-dependent transporter yields the protein MTKEPPKESWKSRTGLILTVASGAIGLGNFLRFPGQAVQNGGGAFLLPYIISFILVGIPVCITEWVMGRMGGEQGHSFPNLFRAYLSGVPLRLLGAIGVTIPLLIYVYYVFVEAWCLAYAFDFVTGGISLNSGNGDLNSLIQNSSNHFHTLVGAKENGSAVQGKIFYATLACFLMNFILVYRGIAKGLEVFAKIAVPSMLICSVIVLVRVLTLDNIELGLAQMWNPNWSALGEAKVWISAAGQIFFTLSAGFGIALVFSSYLKKENDVILSSVSAASLNEFVEVAFGGMITIPVAFLFLGVSATSFGTFGMGFIALPSVFALMPGGSFFGAIWYFVLFLAALTSSVTMLQPVIVFLEEAFHIRRRTSSFILFLFTFGLSFPILYFNKNFNALDQADFWVGTVLIYILATLQIVIFGWVIGAKKGLEEGHKGAHAHLPKFFWWVIQYITPAFLLIVFGMFLYQNLGSYINKMDVDWMIANAPAGTGAEEAKFQALISRYVFLAILAVFGLIYLLVHFSLKGKEESKDKSTNKVLPIFLGSFILILAFFMNIFPYKETPSIKQAFGSVSPELTLDGTLIMWVSLGLVTLLSLYCVIKLFRTREA